AAGCCTTCCTTGATCAGCGACTGCGACACGTGCTCGGTGAGCTCCTCGCGCTGGCGACGCCGCTGCACGCGCAGCACCGCCTGCCGCTCGGCGTGCAGCTCCTTGTACGTCGCGAAGCACATCAGGATCATCACGATGCTGAACGGCAACGCGATGAGGATGGACATCGTCTGCAGTGCGACGAGCCCACCCGCGGTGAGCAACGCGATGGCGACTGCGCCTTCTGCGACCGCCCAGAAGATCCGGCTCCAGGTGGGTGGCTCCGGGTCGCCGCCGGACGCGAGCATGTCGACGACTAGCGATCCCGAGTCCGACGAGGTCACGAAGAACAGCGTGATCAGGATGATCGCGAGGATGCTGACGAAGAACCCGCCTGGCAGGCCCTCGAGGAGGTTGAACAGGGCGCCGTCGGTGCTGACCGGCGGGTCCTGGCTCCTGTCGATGAAGTTGCCGTTCTGGAACAGCTGCTTGTAGATGCCGGAACCGCCGAACACGGAGAACCAGAGGAACGTGATGACGCTCGGCACGAGCAGCACGCCACCGACGAACTGGCGGACCGTGCGCCCGCGGGAGATGCGGGCGATGAACACACCGACGAACGGTGCCCAGGAGATCCACCAACCCCAGTAGAACGAGGTCCACGTGGCCTGCCACGTCTGACCGTCGCCACCCTGCAGGGCGGTGACGTCGAAGCTCAGCGACAGGATGTTCTGTACGTAGAGCCCGATCGACTGCATGAACTCGCGGGCGATGAACAGCGTCGGGCCGGTGAGGAGCACGAACAGCAGCATCCCACCGGCGAGACCCATGTTCAGGTTCGACAGCCACTTGATGCCCCGCTTCACACCGGTCACCACCGACAGCGTGGCGAGAAGCGTGATGCTGCCGATCAGGATGATGTAGAGCATCGTGGACGGCTCGATGCCCATGGTGAAGCCGAGTCCGGCGCCGATCTGCATCACACCGAGACCGAGCGACGTGGCGACACCGAACAGGGTGCCGACGATCGCGACGATGTCGATGAGGTCGCCGACCCAGCCCTTCACCCGGTCGCCGAACAGCGGCTCGAGTGCCCAGCGGATGGAGATCGGCCGGCCTTTGCGGTGCACCGCGTACGCGATCGCGAGGCCGATGACGACGTAGATCGCCCACGGGTGGATGCCCCAGTGGAGGAACGTCTGGATCATCGCCTGCTGGCCGGCCTCTTCGCGGGTCCCGTCGAAGCCCGGCTTCGGCTCGGCGAGGTGGCGCAGTGGCTCGGCGACGCCCCAGTACACCAGGCCGATGCCCATGCCGGCGGCGAACAGCATCGACAACCAGGCGACGACGCCGAACTCCGGCTCCTCGTCGTCCGGGCCGAGCTTGATGTCGCCGAAGTGTCCGACGCCGAGCCAGACGGCGAACACTACGAAGGCGGAGACCAGGCCGACGTAGTACCAGCTGAACCCGGCGACGATCGCCGACTGCACGGCCAGGATGAGAGTCTCTGCCTGCTTCGGCAGTGCGACGCCGTAGATGACGAAGGCGACGATGACGATGGCGGCAGGTATGAACACGCGTGGCGCGACCGAATGTCGCTGCGTACCGGTTGGACTGCTGCCGCCCGACGATTCTGGTGGCGCTGACGTTGTGGCCACTAGTAGGCACCCTCCCGAGCCTGGGACTCCGCGAGCCGGGTAACGAAGCGCGGAATCCGCTGTCTGTACCGTTGTCGGGGCCTACCGTGTCGTAACTGGCCGCGGAACTCAAAGTCCTGGTCAAGATTTCGTTACAAGATTCCACGCTGTGGGTCCCGTCAGGTGCCCATCTCGCGCTCCCGGCGCCCCGTGGGACAGCGGCGTACTCACCGGCGATGCATCCCGCGATGCGGGTCGAGCAGGACTCGAACACTGCGCGTACTGGCCCAGTCATACACCCTGTGACCAGCGACGACGCTCGCTGAACGGCCGCGATGAAGCTGCTCGACCCGCCGTCGGATGGTCTGGAAGATTCGCAGCCGCCCGTCTACGCTGTGCGGATGTCGGCGGCCGGCCCATCCGGGCACCGCGGGCTAGGGGGCTTCCTACCCAAAGACGAGATGAGGGAGCCGGATGCCAGAAGTTAACGACGGGCAGACCTCGACGCTACCGAGCAAGTACCTGCCGGCAGTCGAGCAACGGGATCTACCAGAACCCGTCCCGCTGAAGCGGGTCAGTGGCGCCAGCGTCATCATCCTGGCGACTGCTATCGGGTCGGGCGAGTTCATCCTCTGGCCCTACATCACCACGCAGATCGGGTTCACGTTCATGTGGGCCGCAATCGTCGGGTTCGCCATCCAGTTCGTACTGAACATGGAGATCGAGCGGTACACGCTGGCGACCGGCGAGAGCGCGGTGACGGGGTTCGCCAGGCTCTTCAAGCCCTGGTGGTGGCTGTTCATCATCTTCGCGCTCCTGCAGAACTTCTGGCCAGGGTGGGCGACAGGTGCCGCGACCACCTTCACGTACGTACTCGGGTTGGGCGAGAACGCACCGATCGTGCCGATCACGATCGCCGGCCTGATCGCCATCGGCCTGGCGTTGACGCTGTCCCCGGTGGTCTACCAGGTCGTCGAGAAGATCCAGTTCGTGATGGTCATCATCATCATGGCGATCGTGATCGCGGCGATCCCGCTCGCCACCACGGGCGAGGCCTGGGGCGCACTGTTCACCGAAGGTGTCGCCGACATCGGCTTCCCCATCGGTCAGGAGGGTCTCACCGCCGCACTGCTCCTCGGTGCGCTGGCGTTCGCCGGCGCCGGTGGCGCGAACAACCTGGTGCAGAGCAACTACATCAGGGACAAGGGCATGGGCATGGGGCAGCACATCCCCAGGATCGTGTCGCCGATCACCGGACAGGAAGAAGCCAAGCCCTCGCTCGGCTACACCTTCCCGACCACCGAGGAGAACATGCGTCGCTGGCGCGGCTGGTGGCGCGTGGCGAACTGGGAGCAGTTCATCACGTTCTTCCTCGTCGGTGTGGCGTCGTTGATCATCCTGGCGGTGGTTGCGCATTCGTTGCTGCCCGTCGGCGAGGTGAAGGCACAGGACCTCGAGTTCATCCTGCTCGAGGGCGAGGCGCTCAAGGAGCAGGTGGCTCCGTGGTTCGGCACCGCATTCTGGGTCGCCGGCACCATCACGTTGTTCTCCACCAACCTGGGCATCCTCGACTACACCTGCCGGCTGATCGCCGACCAGTTGAAGATCAACGTGTTCATGGAGAGCACGTTCTGGACGGAGAGCAAGGTGTACGCGGTCTTCGTCTGGCTGATGGTCGCGGTCGGGTCGATCATCCTGCTCGCGGGTGTGGACCAGCCGTTCGTCCTCGTGGTGATCGCGTCGTCCATCGCCGGTGTGCAGATGTTCATCTACTCCGGTCTGCTCATCGCGCTCAACCGGAAGGCGTTGCCGAAGCAGCTGCAGATCAGTGGTCTGCGACTGGCCGTGGTAGCGGTGTCGTTCCTCTTCTTCGGCTTCCTTTCTGTGATGCTCGTGCTGGACCAGTTCTGATGTCCATCCTGAAGCGGCTGTGGCTGAGGGTGCTCGTCGCCCTGACCATCTGGATGGTCCTCATCGCGCTGATGTGGGTCTTCGGACTGCTGCGCTGACCGGTGCCTGACCGCCGGCGTGGAGCAGGCGGTCAGGCACGATAGCGTGGACGCCCGCCGCTGCGGGGTCAGCCCTTGCCTGTGACGACCTTGCCGGACTTCACGTGCACGTCGATGGAACCCAGCGGCGCGTCTGCGGGGCCACCGAGCACCTCGCCGTTCTCCGGGTCGAACCTGGACTGGTGGCAGGGGCACCGCAGCTCCTTGCCCTGTGGCTTGACGGGGCAGCCCTTGTGCGTGCACTTCGCGTCGA
This DNA window, taken from Streptosporangiales bacterium, encodes the following:
- a CDS encoding BCCT family transporter; amino-acid sequence: MATTSAPPESSGGSSPTGTQRHSVAPRVFIPAAIVIVAFVIYGVALPKQAETLILAVQSAIVAGFSWYYVGLVSAFVVFAVWLGVGHFGDIKLGPDDEEPEFGVVAWLSMLFAAGMGIGLVYWGVAEPLRHLAEPKPGFDGTREEAGQQAMIQTFLHWGIHPWAIYVVIGLAIAYAVHRKGRPISIRWALEPLFGDRVKGWVGDLIDIVAIVGTLFGVATSLGLGVMQIGAGLGFTMGIEPSTMLYIILIGSITLLATLSVVTGVKRGIKWLSNLNMGLAGGMLLFVLLTGPTLFIAREFMQSIGLYVQNILSLSFDVTALQGGDGQTWQATWTSFYWGWWISWAPFVGVFIARISRGRTVRQFVGGVLLVPSVITFLWFSVFGGSGIYKQLFQNGNFIDRSQDPPVSTDGALFNLLEGLPGGFFVSILAIILITLFFVTSSDSGSLVVDMLASGGDPEPPTWSRIFWAVAEGAVAIALLTAGGLVALQTMSILIALPFSIVMILMCFATYKELHAERQAVLRVQRRRQREELTEHVSQSLIKEGLIDEPEPDGAGGTSTSGTATATLTRESTEPRDRLDD